One Halobaculum sp. CBA1158 DNA segment encodes these proteins:
- the aroA gene encoding 3-phosphoshikimate 1-carboxyvinyltransferase, translating to MDAHVSPSRVAGRARAPPSKSYTHRAILAAGYGGGTTVADPLDSADPRATGRAIEAFGGAVSWIDDGTGGASAVEVEGFGGRPDTPDDVIDCANSGTTMRLVTAAAGLADGLAVLTGDDSLRSRPQGPLLEAVESLGGRAESTRHNGQAPLVVGDAMDGGGVAIPGDVSSQFVTALLMAGAVTDEGVEVDLETELKSAPYVEITREVLADFGVDTEHTETGFRVPGGQAYEADEYAVPGDFSSMSYLLAAGAVADGDGTRDRDSDGVVVEGARPSAQGDAAIVDVLDRMGAAIDWDREAGEIEVRGGDLSGVDVDVGDTPDLLPTIAVLGAVAGGETRIVNAEHVRYKETDRVAAMAESLEAMGASVTEEPDSLTVHGDDSDLVGATVQGRGDHRLVMALTVAGLVAEGETTVTGAEHVDVSFPGFFETMADLGADVSVE from the coding sequence ATGGACGCACACGTCTCGCCGTCGCGAGTCGCCGGACGCGCACGCGCGCCGCCGTCGAAGAGCTACACGCACAGGGCGATCCTCGCGGCCGGGTACGGCGGGGGAACGACCGTCGCGGACCCGCTGGACTCGGCGGACCCGCGGGCGACCGGCCGGGCCATCGAGGCGTTCGGCGGCGCTGTGTCGTGGATCGACGACGGGACCGGGGGCGCGAGCGCGGTCGAGGTCGAGGGGTTCGGCGGTCGCCCCGACACCCCCGACGACGTGATCGACTGCGCGAACTCGGGGACGACGATGCGGCTCGTCACAGCGGCCGCCGGACTGGCGGACGGACTCGCCGTGCTCACCGGCGACGACTCGCTACGCTCGCGCCCGCAGGGACCGCTCCTCGAGGCCGTCGAGTCGCTGGGGGGTCGCGCGGAGTCGACGCGGCACAACGGGCAGGCCCCGCTGGTCGTCGGCGACGCGATGGACGGCGGCGGGGTCGCCATCCCTGGCGACGTGTCCTCGCAGTTCGTCACCGCCCTCCTGATGGCCGGCGCGGTCACCGACGAGGGCGTCGAGGTCGACCTCGAGACGGAACTCAAGTCCGCGCCGTACGTCGAGATCACCCGCGAGGTGCTCGCGGACTTCGGCGTCGACACCGAGCACACGGAGACGGGCTTTCGCGTTCCCGGCGGGCAGGCGTACGAGGCCGACGAGTACGCCGTCCCGGGCGACTTCTCGTCGATGTCGTACCTGCTGGCGGCGGGCGCGGTCGCGGACGGCGACGGAACCCGCGACCGCGACAGCGACGGCGTCGTCGTCGAGGGCGCGCGGCCGAGCGCGCAGGGCGACGCCGCCATCGTCGACGTGCTCGACCGGATGGGCGCGGCGATCGACTGGGACCGAGAGGCCGGGGAGATCGAGGTCCGCGGCGGCGACCTCTCCGGCGTCGACGTCGACGTGGGCGACACGCCCGACCTCCTCCCCACCATCGCCGTCCTCGGCGCGGTCGCCGGCGGCGAGACGCGGATCGTCAACGCCGAGCACGTCCGGTACAAGGAGACCGACCGCGTGGCCGCGATGGCCGAGTCGTTGGAGGCCATGGGCGCAAGCGTGACCGAGGAACCCGACTCGCTGACGGTCCACGGCGACGACTCGGACCTCGTGGGCGCGACGGTCCAGGGTCGCGGCGACCACCGACTCGTGATGGCGCTGACGGTCGCCGGCCTCGTCGCCGAGGGCGAGACGACGGTCACGGGCGCTGAGCACGTCGACGTGTCGTTCCCCGGCTTCTTCGAGACGATGGCGGACCTGGGCGCGGACGTGTCCGTGGAGTGA
- a CDS encoding RidA family protein produces the protein MERTYLGPGLGELDDGSDPAMSFGVATERSDGVDVALSGLIHPEGTPVEQTAVVFEMIEDMIVDDLGGEMGDVTRLRFYVREDVLTADLRRELHELRRDVFSAPEYPAATMVGVSSLVHDDADVEVEASAFVPADERTVTTIRPD, from the coding sequence ATGGAGCGGACGTATCTCGGTCCGGGTCTCGGCGAACTCGACGACGGCTCCGACCCCGCGATGTCGTTCGGCGTGGCGACGGAGCGGTCCGACGGCGTCGACGTGGCGCTGTCGGGACTGATCCACCCGGAGGGAACGCCCGTCGAACAGACGGCGGTCGTCTTCGAGATGATCGAGGACATGATCGTCGACGACCTCGGCGGGGAGATGGGGGACGTGACGCGGCTACGGTTCTACGTCAGAGAGGACGTGCTGACCGCAGATCTCCGTCGCGAACTGCACGAACTGCGACGTGACGTGTTCTCGGCCCCGGAGTATCCCGCGGCGACGATGGTCGGCGTGTCGTCGCTGGTTCACGACGACGCGGACGTGGAGGTCGAAGCGAGCGCGTTCGTCCCCGCCGACGAGCGGACGGTGACCACGATCCGGCCCGACTGA
- a CDS encoding iron-containing alcohol dehydrogenase family protein — translation MSDLDTPPFAFDYDPGAIHYGRGCIADIGDALADRDRDAALVVCGSNVAGNAALMDAVGDSLDDRLAEVFAGTTPDKRLREAARAVERADDLAVDAFVPVGGGSSLDVATVASVLRARDLSLADARAEVAETGGISTPDDPDELTPLFPVPTTLAGADLSVIAGIAAAVDDGDGGTEVVSTGVGGAELMPEALFYDPALFETTPERVLAGSAMNGFDKAIESLYARTRTAVTDATATRAIRLLADGLPEMADDPTAMDRAVAGIVLAQYGISRPGAMTINVIHAFGHGLRDAFGIQQGLAHAAVAPHALRAMADAGVDLSLLTAAFEVDTAEAAIAEVERVRDALDLPASLSSLEGVDETGPGLDEAARVAAADSLLSYAPEEYELTEADARAVLEAAR, via the coding sequence ATGAGCGACCTCGATACGCCGCCGTTCGCCTTCGATTACGACCCAGGGGCGATTCACTACGGCCGCGGGTGCATCGCCGACATCGGCGACGCGCTCGCCGACCGCGACCGCGACGCCGCGCTGGTCGTCTGCGGGTCGAACGTCGCCGGCAACGCCGCGCTGATGGACGCCGTCGGCGACAGCCTCGACGACCGCCTCGCGGAGGTGTTCGCGGGCACCACCCCGGACAAGCGACTCCGGGAGGCCGCCCGCGCAGTCGAGCGCGCCGACGACCTCGCGGTCGACGCGTTCGTCCCCGTCGGCGGCGGTTCCAGCCTCGACGTCGCCACCGTCGCCTCGGTCCTCCGGGCTCGCGACCTGTCGCTCGCGGACGCCCGGGCCGAGGTCGCAGAGACCGGGGGGATCTCGACCCCGGACGATCCCGACGAGCTGACGCCGCTGTTCCCGGTCCCGACGACGCTGGCGGGCGCTGACCTGTCGGTGATCGCCGGCATCGCCGCCGCGGTCGACGACGGCGACGGCGGAACGGAGGTCGTCTCCACGGGCGTCGGCGGGGCCGAGTTGATGCCCGAGGCGCTGTTCTACGACCCGGCGCTGTTCGAGACGACGCCGGAGCGCGTGCTCGCCGGGTCGGCCATGAACGGCTTCGACAAGGCGATCGAGTCGCTGTACGCCCGCACGAGGACGGCCGTCACGGACGCGACAGCGACGCGGGCGATTCGGCTCCTCGCAGACGGTCTCCCGGAGATGGCGGATGACCCGACCGCGATGGACCGCGCGGTCGCGGGGATCGTGCTCGCGCAGTACGGCATCTCGCGACCCGGAGCCATGACGATCAACGTGATCCACGCGTTCGGGCACGGCCTGCGCGACGCGTTCGGCATCCAGCAGGGACTCGCGCACGCGGCGGTCGCCCCGCACGCCCTCCGAGCGATGGCCGACGCCGGCGTCGACCTCTCGCTGCTGACGGCGGCGTTCGAGGTCGACACGGCGGAGGCGGCGATCGCCGAGGTGGAACGCGTCCGCGACGCCCTCGATCTCCCGGCGTCGCTGTCGTCGCTCGAGGGCGTCGACGAGACGGGACCGGGACTCGACGAGGCCGCCCGCGTCGCCGCCGCCGACTCGCTGCTGTCGTACGCGCCCGAGGAGTACGAGCTGACGGAGGCGGACGCGCGGGCGGTGTTGGAGGCGGCGCGATGA
- a CDS encoding ATP-binding protein, which yields MSEPGDRTDDPTEDAAQELDRTSDAVVSLDEDWRVTAWNGQMAELSGVSAAEAVGTEVWTVFDGYDLSESSFASALRETAETGGERAIEATLPGVDARVEVRIYPDPTGVTAYLTPSMSRLPHDRELERSREVLRALHDSVIVLDSDLVVEFALVHLDGADDLEGRGVEEAMTSLTSPADAKRFLAAARAVLDGDSLDGDSAASEGGSTRRRAGATAGGATGGATDAGSGTAEGGSRRLTLPYGSDEDLQYVDHRLTRVTFDGEDHVLVIGRDVTERTRFERRLRALQSIARELNTATNADDIASRAVSAAADVIDMPLTGVWLVDESGDALVPAAVTVSSDAMFDDHPTFRGGESLAWEAFEADEFRRIDDMDDENERHNPDTVVRSELIAPLGDHGVMLTASLEPNGFDDADVDLFRALAASVEATLARTDREQRLEERNRQLERFADVVAHDIRNPLGVAAGHLDLARESGDTSHLDRVDGALDRIERLVDELLELARNETGDADTESVDLPAVAREAWATVETDEATLTVADGLGRMDWNEGQLTQLFENCYRNAIEHAGPDVAVTVGPLDGGGFYVADDGPGVPEDVRDHVFDHGFTTDREGTGFGLAIVAEVAEAHGFEASATESDAGGARFEFRPV from the coding sequence ATGAGCGAGCCGGGCGATCGAACCGACGATCCGACCGAGGACGCTGCCCAGGAACTCGATCGAACGAGTGACGCCGTCGTCTCGCTCGACGAGGACTGGCGGGTGACTGCCTGGAACGGTCAGATGGCCGAACTGTCCGGCGTCTCGGCGGCCGAGGCCGTCGGCACGGAGGTCTGGACGGTGTTCGACGGCTACGACCTCTCGGAGTCCTCGTTCGCGTCGGCGCTTCGCGAGACCGCCGAAACGGGCGGCGAGCGCGCCATCGAGGCGACCCTCCCCGGCGTCGACGCCCGCGTCGAGGTGCGGATCTATCCCGATCCCACGGGCGTGACCGCGTATCTCACCCCGTCGATGTCCCGGCTGCCGCACGACCGGGAACTGGAGCGGAGTCGGGAGGTCCTCCGGGCGCTTCACGACAGCGTGATCGTGCTCGACAGCGACCTCGTCGTCGAGTTCGCTCTGGTCCACCTCGACGGCGCGGACGACCTCGAGGGGCGCGGGGTCGAGGAGGCGATGACGTCGCTGACGAGCCCGGCGGACGCGAAGCGGTTCCTCGCGGCCGCGCGAGCGGTCCTCGACGGCGATTCCCTCGACGGCGATTCGGCCGCCTCCGAGGGCGGGTCGACCCGCCGAAGGGCGGGCGCAACGGCGGGCGGAGCGACCGGCGGGGCGACCGACGCGGGGTCCGGGACCGCCGAGGGAGGCAGCCGGCGACTGACGCTCCCGTACGGGAGCGACGAGGATCTTCAGTACGTCGATCACCGCCTGACTCGTGTCACCTTCGACGGCGAGGATCACGTCCTCGTCATCGGCCGCGACGTGACCGAGCGGACCCGGTTCGAGCGGCGACTCCGCGCGCTCCAGAGCATCGCGCGCGAGCTGAACACGGCGACCAACGCCGACGACATCGCCTCGCGTGCCGTGTCGGCCGCTGCGGACGTGATCGATATGCCGCTGACCGGCGTGTGGCTGGTCGACGAATCGGGCGACGCGCTCGTCCCCGCGGCGGTGACCGTCTCTTCGGATGCGATGTTCGACGACCACCCCACCTTTCGCGGGGGCGAGAGTCTCGCGTGGGAGGCGTTCGAGGCCGACGAGTTCCGCCGGATCGACGACATGGACGACGAGAACGAGCGACACAACCCCGACACGGTCGTCCGCTCGGAGCTGATCGCCCCGCTGGGCGACCACGGAGTGATGCTCACGGCGTCGCTGGAGCCGAACGGGTTCGACGACGCCGACGTGGACCTCTTTCGCGCGCTGGCCGCCAGCGTCGAGGCGACGCTCGCGCGCACGGACCGCGAGCAGCGCCTCGAGGAACGGAACCGACAGCTCGAGCGGTTCGCGGACGTGGTCGCTCACGACATCCGCAACCCCCTCGGCGTCGCCGCCGGCCACCTGGACCTGGCTCGGGAGTCCGGAGACACGTCGCACCTCGATAGGGTTGACGGGGCCCTCGATCGGATCGAACGCCTCGTCGACGAACTGCTCGAACTCGCGCGCAACGAGACGGGCGACGCGGACACGGAGTCGGTGGACCTGCCCGCGGTCGCGCGGGAGGCGTGGGCGACCGTCGAGACCGACGAGGCGACGCTGACGGTCGCCGACGGTCTCGGGAGGATGGACTGGAACGAGGGACAGCTCACGCAGCTGTTCGAGAACTGCTACCGGAACGCGATCGAACACGCCGGCCCCGACGTGGCCGTGACGGTCGGTCCGCTCGACGGCGGCGGATTCTACGTCGCCGACGACGGTCCCGGCGTTCCGGAGGACGTGCGCGACCACGTGTTCGATCACGGCTTCACCACCGACCGGGAGGGGACCGGCTTCGGCCTCGCGATCGTCGCGGAGGTCGCCGAGGCGCACGGCTTCGAGGCGTCGGCGACCGAGAGCGACGCCGGCGGCGCTCGCTTCGAGTTCCGGCCCGTATGA
- a CDS encoding cytochrome P450 has protein sequence MSDTQGSPLPPEAAPGPDGLPVVGSFLESRCDFFAFRDRVAREHGGVARYEILGQSVFLLTDPDAIRRVLVGENERYEKGELFQQQLRPVLGNGLLNSEGEFWRRQRHLIQPAFTPDRIAGYGDMMVEATERTSARWDDGEVRDVHRDMMGLTLDIVARALAGVDIRDRTPAIGGALDTVMEQSAGGALVDLLPAWVPTPGRQALDEAVSSLDRIVDELIVEKRRALRAGEVESDDDVVAALLTATDEDGEHMADEQVRDEVKTLLLAGHETTALALTFTLHLLARHPDVEETLLAELESELGDEPAGVDSVRDLEYLDDVITESMRLLPPVHGILREPTEDVELGGYRIPEGTPLAISQWVVHRDPAHYDDPLEFRPERWTDEMEADLHPLAYFPFSSGPRRCVGDRFALLEAKLILATLLRRYAFEVVEPVDLEGCLEASITTRPTEPVRMRVRDR, from the coding sequence ATGAGCGACACACAGGGTTCGCCGTTGCCCCCGGAGGCCGCTCCCGGTCCCGACGGCCTCCCCGTCGTCGGCTCGTTCCTCGAGAGCCGGTGCGACTTCTTCGCGTTCCGCGACCGCGTCGCCCGCGAGCACGGCGGCGTCGCACGCTACGAGATCCTCGGACAGTCGGTGTTCCTGCTCACCGACCCCGACGCGATCCGGCGGGTGCTCGTCGGAGAGAACGAGCGGTACGAGAAGGGAGAGCTGTTCCAACAGCAGCTCCGTCCGGTGCTCGGGAACGGCCTGCTCAACAGCGAGGGGGAGTTCTGGCGTCGCCAGCGCCACCTCATCCAGCCGGCGTTCACGCCCGACCGGATCGCGGGCTACGGCGACATGATGGTCGAGGCGACCGAGCGTACGAGCGCCCGCTGGGACGACGGAGAGGTGCGCGACGTGCACCGGGACATGATGGGGCTGACGCTGGACATCGTCGCCCGCGCGCTCGCCGGCGTCGACATCCGGGACCGCACGCCCGCCATCGGCGGCGCGCTGGACACGGTGATGGAGCAGTCGGCCGGCGGGGCCCTCGTCGACCTCCTGCCGGCGTGGGTGCCGACGCCCGGACGCCAGGCGCTCGACGAGGCCGTGTCGAGCCTCGACCGGATCGTCGACGAACTGATCGTCGAGAAGCGTCGCGCGCTCCGAGCGGGCGAGGTCGAGTCGGACGATGACGTGGTGGCGGCGTTGCTGACGGCGACCGACGAGGACGGCGAGCACATGGCCGACGAGCAGGTCCGCGACGAGGTGAAGACGCTGCTGTTGGCGGGCCACGAGACCACGGCGCTGGCGCTGACCTTCACGCTGCACCTGCTCGCGCGCCATCCCGACGTCGAGGAGACGCTGCTGGCGGAACTGGAGAGCGAACTGGGCGACGAACCGGCAGGCGTCGACAGCGTCCGCGACCTGGAGTACCTGGACGACGTGATCACCGAGTCGATGCGGCTGCTGCCGCCGGTTCACGGGATCCTCCGCGAGCCGACCGAGGACGTCGAACTCGGCGGCTACCGGATTCCGGAGGGGACGCCGCTGGCGATCAGCCAGTGGGTCGTCCACCGCGACCCCGCCCACTACGACGATCCACTCGAGTTCCGCCCCGAGCGGTGGACCGACGAGATGGAGGCGGACCTCCACCCGCTGGCGTACTTCCCGTTCTCCTCGGGGCCGCGGCGGTGCGTCGGCGACCGGTTCGCGCTGCTGGAGGCGAAGCTGATCCTCGCGACGCTGCTGCGTCGGTACGCGTTCGAGGTCGTCGAGCCGGTCGACCTGGAGGGGTGTCTGGAGGCGAGCATCACGACGCGACCGACCGAGCCGGTTCGGATGCGGGTTCGCGACCGCTGA
- a CDS encoding FAD-dependent oxidoreductase, with protein sequence MSGNYDLVIVGGGISGASLLYTTARFTDIESIALIEKESEVAAINSHHTNNSQTLHFGDIETNYTLEKAEEVKEGAELLAGYLENHDADREMHAKRSKMVLGVGDEEVEALERRYDDEGFGDLFPKLRPIEREEIAEIEPKVVEGRDPDTDLLALQTPDGYVVDYGETAKSFVEEAREEAAVDVFTGTKVTDVTPTPDGYAIDTDDGRFESAAAVVAAGSHSLQIAKELGYGKDKALLPVAGSFFLADDLLNGKVYTLQMKKLPFAAIHGDADVHDPSTTRFGPTAKLVPALERGRISTVSDFLDVFGLNAASFLSYANILADRILLPYVLRNLVYDVPSVGPKQFLPHVQKVVPSVELDDIERAKGYGGVRPQIVDTEAKSLDMGEAKIVGKDIIFNITPSPGASTCLKNAMRDTRTVVDFLDDYSFDEEAFRADTIDHFPTGEADTADADATDSPDDGDDGDDPDAPDANEPDAAPIEGE encoded by the coding sequence ATGTCGGGTAACTACGATCTCGTCATCGTCGGCGGAGGTATCAGCGGCGCGTCGCTGTTGTACACGACCGCGCGCTTCACCGACATCGAGTCGATCGCGCTGATCGAGAAGGAATCGGAGGTGGCGGCGATCAACTCCCACCACACGAACAACTCACAAACGCTCCACTTCGGCGACATCGAGACCAACTACACCCTCGAGAAGGCCGAGGAGGTGAAGGAGGGCGCGGAGCTGCTCGCCGGCTACCTGGAGAACCACGACGCCGACCGCGAGATGCACGCCAAGCGCAGCAAGATGGTGCTCGGCGTCGGCGACGAGGAGGTCGAGGCGCTCGAACGCCGCTACGACGACGAGGGGTTCGGCGACCTGTTCCCGAAACTCCGCCCGATCGAGCGCGAGGAGATCGCGGAGATCGAGCCCAAGGTCGTCGAGGGACGCGACCCAGACACGGACCTGCTGGCGTTGCAGACGCCCGACGGCTACGTCGTCGACTACGGCGAGACGGCAAAGTCGTTCGTCGAAGAGGCCCGCGAGGAGGCTGCAGTCGACGTGTTCACCGGCACGAAAGTCACGGACGTCACCCCGACGCCGGACGGGTACGCGATCGACACCGACGACGGTCGCTTCGAGTCAGCGGCGGCCGTCGTCGCCGCCGGGTCGCACAGCCTCCAGATCGCGAAGGAGCTCGGCTACGGCAAAGACAAGGCGCTGCTCCCGGTCGCGGGGAGCTTCTTCCTCGCGGACGACCTCCTGAACGGGAAGGTGTACACCCTGCAGATGAAGAAGCTCCCGTTCGCGGCGATCCACGGCGACGCCGACGTGCACGACCCGAGCACGACCCGGTTCGGGCCGACCGCGAAGCTCGTGCCGGCGCTGGAGCGCGGCCGGATATCGACGGTGTCTGACTTCCTCGACGTCTTCGGCCTCAACGCGGCGTCGTTCCTCAGCTACGCCAACATCCTCGCCGACCGGATCCTCTTGCCGTACGTCCTTCGGAACCTCGTGTATGACGTCCCGTCCGTCGGGCCGAAGCAGTTCCTCCCGCACGTCCAGAAGGTCGTTCCGAGCGTCGAACTCGACGACATCGAGCGGGCGAAGGGGTACGGCGGAGTCCGCCCACAGATCGTCGACACCGAGGCGAAGAGTCTCGACATGGGCGAGGCGAAGATCGTCGGGAAGGACATCATCTTCAACATCACCCCCTCGCCGGGTGCGTCCACGTGCCTCAAGAACGCGATGCGCGACACCCGAACGGTCGTCGACTTCCTCGACGACTACTCCTTCGACGAGGAGGCCTTCCGTGCGGACACGATCGATCACTTCCCGACCGGCGAGGCAGACACCGCTGACGCCGACGCCACCGATTCCCCCGACGACGGCGACGACGGCGACGACCCCGACGCCCCCGACGCCAACGAACCAGACGCGGCCCCCATCGAGGGCGAGTAG
- the aroC gene encoding chorismate synthase: MNGNEFGRLFRLTTYGESHGEAMGCTVSGVPAGVELDEERIQRELDRRKPGQSMITTSRGEPDEVAINSGLQDGYTTGTPIGMVIQNKDARSGKYEPFVTAPRPSHGDYTYSAKFGTRNWGGGGRSSARETVNWVAAGAVAKAVLDQSDYDVEIKAHVNQIGDIVAPDVTFEEMLEHSEENEVRCAHPETAAEMRDRIDEYQEAGDSIGGSVEFEARGVPRGLGAPRFDSVPARLGQAMMSIPATTAFEFGLGRDAREVTGHDRNENWELDEGEHPETVSEEGDPVPVGNDHGGLQGGITTGEPIYGEVTWHAPTSIPKEQTTVDWETGEEKQVQVVGRHDPVLPPRAVPVVEAMLYCTVLDFMLLGGRINPDRLDDRPGEYDTAYHADRPNDDG, from the coding sequence ATGAACGGAAACGAGTTCGGCCGGCTGTTCCGGCTGACCACCTACGGCGAGAGCCACGGCGAGGCGATGGGTTGTACGGTCTCGGGCGTCCCCGCCGGGGTCGAGTTGGACGAGGAGCGGATCCAGCGGGAACTCGATCGACGGAAGCCCGGCCAGTCGATGATCACGACCAGCCGCGGCGAGCCGGACGAGGTGGCGATCAACTCGGGGCTCCAGGACGGCTACACCACGGGGACGCCGATCGGGATGGTGATCCAGAACAAGGACGCCCGCTCGGGTAAGTACGAGCCGTTCGTCACCGCGCCCCGCCCCAGCCACGGCGACTACACCTACTCCGCGAAGTTCGGGACGCGGAACTGGGGCGGCGGCGGTCGGTCCTCCGCGCGCGAGACGGTGAACTGGGTCGCCGCCGGCGCGGTCGCGAAGGCGGTCCTCGACCAGAGCGACTACGACGTTGAGATCAAGGCGCACGTCAACCAGATCGGCGACATCGTCGCGCCCGACGTGACCTTCGAGGAGATGCTCGAACACAGCGAGGAGAACGAGGTCCGCTGCGCGCACCCGGAGACGGCCGCGGAGATGCGCGATCGCATCGACGAGTACCAGGAGGCCGGCGACTCCATCGGCGGGTCCGTCGAGTTCGAGGCGCGCGGCGTCCCCCGCGGACTTGGCGCGCCGCGGTTCGATTCGGTCCCCGCACGGCTCGGGCAGGCGATGATGTCGATCCCCGCGACGACGGCCTTCGAGTTCGGCCTCGGCCGCGACGCCCGCGAGGTAACGGGACACGACCGAAACGAGAACTGGGAGCTCGACGAGGGCGAGCACCCGGAGACGGTCAGCGAGGAGGGGGACCCTGTGCCCGTCGGCAACGACCACGGCGGCCTGCAGGGAGGGATCACTACCGGCGAGCCGATCTACGGCGAGGTGACGTGGCACGCCCCGACCTCCATCCCGAAAGAGCAGACCACGGTGGACTGGGAGACCGGCGAGGAGAAACAGGTGCAGGTCGTGGGCCGCCACGATCCGGTGCTCCCGCCGCGGGCGGTTCCGGTCGTCGAGGCGATGCTCTACTGTACGGTGCTCGACTTCATGCTCCTGGGCGGCCGGATCAATCCGGACCGGCTGGACGACCGCCCGGGCGAGTACGACACCGCGTATCACGCCGACCGACCGAACGACGACGGGTGA
- a CDS encoding CAP domain-containing protein produces MILLTGCLSSVGSNPEPIVRSQEPVVFHNETPESPKFGHQQADENIITPSPLQNKTQRTDLNVTLVENILFKKLNEYRSVDNAGSLTFDPRLAMIARHHSYDMATRNYFNHTSPEGETFSDRLREAEYDCYISRENIAGMYWKNGQSETENELAEAYLRGFIQSPEHNAAMIHPEMTTVGIGIYVAKDGRAYATMNLCDADPTEDNTE; encoded by the coding sequence ATGATCCTACTGACTGGATGTCTATCTTCTGTCGGATCTAACCCGGAACCAATCGTTCGTAGCCAGGAACCGGTAGTATTTCATAATGAGACGCCTGAATCGCCTAAATTTGGCCATCAACAGGCTGATGAGAACATAATAACACCTTCTCCTTTGCAGAATAAGACACAACGTACTGATTTAAATGTCACATTAGTTGAAAACATTTTATTTAAAAAACTAAATGAATATAGATCTGTAGATAATGCTGGTTCCCTAACCTTTGATCCCCGCCTCGCTATGATAGCTCGCCATCACTCATACGATATGGCTACCCGGAATTATTTCAACCACACCTCGCCCGAGGGTGAAACATTCTCGGACAGGCTTCGTGAAGCAGAGTACGATTGTTACATTAGTCGGGAGAATATCGCCGGAATGTATTGGAAAAACGGCCAATCTGAGACAGAAAACGAACTTGCGGAGGCTTATCTACGCGGGTTTATACAATCCCCAGAACACAATGCTGCGATGATCCACCCAGAGATGACTACCGTCGGTATCGGCATCTACGTCGCCAAGGACGGCCGTGCCTACGCTACAATGAACCTCTGTGATGCGGACCCGACGGAGGATAACACAGAATGA